A single window of Chitinophaga sp. XS-30 DNA harbors:
- a CDS encoding fibronectin type III domain-containing protein, with amino-acid sequence MNLKILQSTACCAMLLCGVMQASAQADITDNGGILTAQYNNTNANENYPRVIDNSVSTKYFTGGQTALWIRYQSAYPAIVNQYTLTSGNDHADRDPKNWTLEGSNDGSSWTVLNTQTNQLFTARLQTRTFPFSNSVSYLHYRLNITGNNGSVDTQLAEWELWATGVATAPDDLSATALSGQRVSLSWTDNSTNETGFVIERSMDGVAFQTAVVTAANVQQYTDSNLSASAPYIYRVRAQNAAGTSAATASASVITTGAPVLADITDFTEGVISDQHNTTGGEGIAKLIDNDLYSKYLAWASTTWMRFYLPAGAVVSQYAIVSGNDAPDRDPRNWTFEGSTDGTSWTMLNTQTGHKFTGRRQRRLFSFPNTNSYTYYRLRVTANSGSSITQLTELELFGTGSGTLNTSAPAAPSGFTAQAVSGNQIVLNWTDNAVNETIYKLERSTDSLNWNYSREIKPQNTRFHSLELSPFTTYYYRLRAENAYGNSAYAHVKATTPTNASPATWQEHWFQHNKLLDRVYQDGEISVYYDEAVSPSITWMQEDFSGVWSYVKENYGTFSDPTLYLIFHGATYSGGHPATVFGADHDYRNVSDVGGVWTDRSGWNLGATTHEIGHVVEFAAHGVDGSPAFGIWGDSKWAEIFVYDVYKRMGWTADEQSAYTDFMNNVDDFPRAGTQWFKNWFYPIYSQSDSSACLNRYFVLLAEYFPQRNGKYERALNMGEFVHFWSGAANFNVQRHADTAFGWTDQLEMQFRQAQIDFPFTYPEPSFFSPMLMKAPVLTTPAEPSIRPNPASGTVYFTSPDPAQTYNVDIYSMSGAKVAASRVSGTNVPVSVAGLPDGVYVVAVSDVKGKIVRREKIVVSNSRR; translated from the coding sequence ATGAACCTGAAAATTTTACAGAGCACTGCCTGCTGCGCTATGCTGCTATGCGGCGTTATGCAGGCTTCCGCGCAGGCGGACATTACGGACAACGGCGGTATCCTTACCGCGCAGTACAATAACACCAATGCGAACGAGAACTATCCCAGGGTGATAGACAACAGCGTGAGCACCAAGTATTTCACCGGCGGCCAAACCGCTTTATGGATCCGCTACCAGTCCGCTTACCCCGCCATCGTTAACCAGTACACGCTTACCTCCGGGAATGATCATGCGGACCGTGACCCGAAGAACTGGACGCTGGAAGGCTCCAATGACGGCAGCAGCTGGACGGTGCTTAACACCCAGACGAACCAGTTGTTCACCGCACGTTTGCAGACGCGCACCTTTCCCTTTTCCAATTCCGTGAGTTACCTGCACTACCGGCTGAATATCACCGGCAACAACGGCAGCGTGGATACCCAGCTGGCGGAATGGGAGCTTTGGGCCACGGGAGTGGCCACAGCACCGGATGATCTGTCCGCCACCGCTTTATCCGGCCAGCGGGTCAGCCTCAGCTGGACGGACAATTCTACCAATGAAACCGGTTTTGTGATCGAGCGCAGTATGGATGGTGTTGCGTTTCAGACTGCCGTGGTCACCGCAGCGAATGTGCAGCAGTACACGGACAGCAACCTCAGTGCGTCCGCGCCCTATATCTACCGTGTGAGGGCCCAGAATGCCGCAGGCACTTCCGCAGCCACCGCTTCCGCGAGCGTGATCACTACCGGCGCACCGGTGTTGGCAGATATCACCGATTTTACGGAAGGTGTGATCAGCGATCAACACAATACAACCGGCGGGGAGGGCATCGCAAAGCTTATCGACAACGATCTTTACAGCAAATACCTGGCGTGGGCCAGCACTACCTGGATGCGGTTTTACCTGCCCGCCGGTGCGGTGGTGAGCCAGTATGCCATCGTTTCGGGAAATGATGCGCCGGACCGCGACCCGAGGAACTGGACGTTCGAAGGTTCAACGGACGGCACGAGCTGGACAATGCTCAATACCCAGACCGGGCATAAATTCACCGGCAGGCGGCAACGGCGGCTGTTCAGTTTCCCGAATACAAATTCGTACACCTATTACCGTTTGCGCGTGACCGCCAACAGCGGCAGTTCCATCACACAACTGACAGAACTGGAATTGTTCGGTACAGGCAGCGGCACGCTCAATACCTCGGCTCCCGCAGCACCGTCCGGGTTCACGGCGCAGGCTGTATCCGGCAACCAGATCGTGCTGAACTGGACGGATAATGCTGTTAATGAAACGATTTACAAACTCGAAAGGTCAACAGACAGCCTGAACTGGAACTATTCCCGGGAGATCAAACCGCAGAATACCCGTTTCCATTCCCTGGAGCTTTCCCCCTTCACAACATATTACTATCGGCTGCGCGCGGAGAACGCCTACGGAAATTCAGCATATGCCCATGTAAAGGCCACCACGCCAACGAACGCTTCGCCCGCAACCTGGCAGGAACACTGGTTCCAGCATAACAAATTGCTGGATCGTGTGTATCAGGATGGCGAGATCAGTGTGTATTATGATGAAGCCGTCAGCCCCTCCATTACCTGGATGCAGGAGGATTTCTCCGGTGTATGGAGCTATGTGAAGGAGAACTACGGCACCTTCAGCGATCCGACGCTTTACCTGATATTCCATGGCGCCACATACTCCGGTGGGCACCCGGCTACCGTATTCGGCGCAGACCATGATTACCGGAACGTTTCCGATGTAGGAGGGGTGTGGACGGACAGGAGCGGCTGGAACCTGGGCGCTACTACGCACGAGATCGGGCATGTGGTGGAATTTGCCGCGCATGGGGTGGATGGCTCTCCGGCCTTCGGTATATGGGGAGACAGCAAATGGGCCGAGATATTTGTGTATGATGTGTACAAACGCATGGGCTGGACGGCTGATGAACAATCCGCTTACACCGATTTTATGAATAATGTGGACGATTTTCCGAGAGCCGGCACCCAATGGTTCAAAAACTGGTTCTATCCCATCTACAGCCAGTCGGACAGCAGCGCCTGCCTCAACCGGTATTTTGTGTTGCTGGCGGAATATTTCCCCCAGCGTAACGGCAAGTATGAAAGAGCGCTGAACATGGGAGAGTTTGTACATTTTTGGAGCGGTGCGGCCAATTTCAATGTACAGCGGCATGCCGATACGGCCTTTGGCTGGACGGACCAGTTGGAAATGCAGTTCCGTCAGGCCCAGATCGATTTCCCCTTCACCTATCCCGAGCCGTCTTTTTTCAGCCCGATGCTGATGAAAGCGCCGGTACTGACCACGCCGGCGGAGCCTTCGATACGGCCCAATCCGGCTTCAGGCACAGTGTACTTCACCAGTCCAGATCCGGCACAGACGTATAACGTGGATATCTACTCCATGTCCGGTGCAAAAGTGGCGGCATCGCGGGTTTCCGGTACCAATGTGCCGGTGAGCGTAGCCGGTCTTCCGGATGGGGTGTATGTAGTAGCGGTGAGCGATGTGAAAGGAAAGATCGTGCGGAGGGAGAAGATCGTTGTGAGCAATTCCAGGAGATAG
- a CDS encoding universal stress protein — MKSILILTDFSDAAFHAAEYACALATQMQCEKVVLYHAYRSFVPTTDLPVSPVKDSGQLGRESLLLLEKLAERLQGKLPGDTEIILRTDDVVLPESLNEICRREGTELVAMGITGKSRLEKMLIGSTAIDVLKSSDYPVLLVPPAASIAAVKHIIFTTDLDDTAEDTPLPLLEQLFGSLQAQLWVLNVTPPDKGYDPETKNQLATLHALLDRFAPAYEFIDEHDVVRGIMGFAQQKDTSLIVMVHKDQGLFHSSITQKLAYRTLTPVITFRQR; from the coding sequence ATGAAATCTATCCTGATCCTTACCGATTTTTCAGATGCCGCATTTCACGCGGCGGAATATGCCTGTGCGCTGGCAACACAGATGCAATGTGAAAAGGTAGTGCTGTACCATGCTTACCGGAGTTTTGTTCCCACAACGGACCTCCCGGTATCCCCGGTGAAAGACAGCGGGCAGCTCGGCCGTGAGAGCCTGCTGCTGCTGGAAAAGCTGGCGGAACGGTTGCAGGGCAAGCTACCTGGGGACACGGAGATCATCCTGCGGACGGACGATGTGGTATTGCCCGAATCGCTGAACGAGATATGCCGGCGGGAAGGAACGGAACTCGTGGCGATGGGTATTACGGGAAAATCCCGCCTGGAAAAGATGCTGATCGGCAGCACGGCGATCGATGTGCTGAAAAGCAGCGATTACCCGGTGCTCCTGGTTCCTCCCGCGGCTTCCATAGCGGCGGTAAAGCATATCATTTTTACCACTGATCTCGATGATACGGCGGAAGACACCCCTCTCCCGCTGCTTGAACAATTGTTCGGGTCCCTGCAGGCGCAGCTGTGGGTATTGAATGTAACACCGCCGGATAAGGGATATGATCCGGAAACGAAAAATCAACTGGCAACGCTTCATGCCTTGCTTGACCGTTTTGCGCCTGCTTATGAATTTATAGATGAACATGATGTTGTGCGGGGTATCATGGGATTTGCGCAACAGAAAGATACTTCCCTGATCGTAATGGTGCATAAAGACCAGGGGTTGTTCCACAGCAGCATTACCCAAAAACTGGCTTACCGGACGCTGACGCCTGTCATTACCTTCCGGCAGCGTTGA